The proteins below are encoded in one region of Streptomyces ficellus:
- a CDS encoding lipase maturation factor family protein gives MEWSWFTSPDYWLSRLVFQRGLAGVYLVAFLCAALQFRALIGERGMLPVPAYLRRVPPRVAPSVFHLHYSDRFFALCAWTGAALSLALVAGAGDAVPLAVAMLMWALLWALYLSIVNVGQTWYGFGWESLLLEAGFLAVFLGNEDTAPPVLILFLLRWLLFRVEFGAGLIKMRGDACWRDLTCLYYHHETQPMPGPLSWFFHHLPKPLHRVEVAANHVTQLVVPVLLFTPQPVASAAAGLVALTQLWLVLSGNFSWLNWITIVLALSAVDGSLVADAPALPPPPLWYGVLVIAVTALVVVLSRRPARNLLSRRQAMNRSFDPLHLVNAYGAFGTVGRVRHELVIEGTEEPAVHAGTVWREYEFEGKPGDVRRLPRQFAPYHLRLDWMMWFAALSPAYAHHWFGPFVERLLEGDRDTLRLLRHNPFPDAPPVRIRARLYRYRFTTRRERRETGAWWHRTYVREFLPPTRLS, from the coding sequence ATGGAGTGGTCCTGGTTCACCTCGCCCGACTACTGGCTGAGCCGCCTGGTCTTCCAGCGCGGGCTCGCCGGGGTCTACCTGGTCGCGTTCCTCTGCGCGGCGCTCCAGTTCCGCGCGCTGATCGGCGAGCGCGGGATGCTGCCGGTGCCCGCGTACCTGCGCCGCGTCCCGCCCCGGGTGGCGCCCAGCGTCTTCCACCTCCACTACTCGGACCGGTTCTTCGCGCTCTGCGCGTGGACGGGGGCCGCCCTGTCGCTGGCGCTGGTCGCGGGCGCCGGGGACGCGGTGCCGCTCGCGGTCGCGATGCTGATGTGGGCACTGCTGTGGGCGCTGTACCTGTCCATCGTCAACGTCGGCCAGACCTGGTACGGCTTCGGCTGGGAATCGCTGCTCCTGGAGGCGGGCTTCCTCGCCGTCTTCCTCGGCAATGAGGACACGGCCCCGCCCGTGCTGATCCTGTTCCTGCTGCGCTGGCTGCTGTTCCGGGTGGAGTTCGGGGCCGGGCTGATCAAGATGCGCGGCGACGCCTGCTGGCGCGATCTGACCTGCCTGTACTACCACCACGAGACCCAGCCGATGCCGGGGCCGCTGAGCTGGTTCTTCCACCACCTCCCGAAGCCCCTGCACCGCGTGGAGGTCGCGGCCAACCACGTGACGCAACTGGTCGTGCCGGTCCTGCTCTTCACCCCCCAGCCGGTGGCGAGCGCGGCGGCGGGACTCGTCGCGCTGACGCAGCTGTGGCTGGTGCTGTCGGGCAACTTCTCCTGGCTGAACTGGATCACGATCGTGCTCGCCCTGTCGGCCGTGGACGGCTCCCTCGTCGCCGACGCGCCCGCGCTGCCCCCTCCCCCGCTCTGGTACGGGGTCCTGGTCATCGCCGTCACCGCGCTGGTGGTGGTCCTCAGCCGGCGCCCGGCGCGCAACCTGCTCTCCCGCCGCCAGGCCATGAACCGCTCCTTCGACCCGCTGCACCTGGTCAACGCGTACGGAGCCTTCGGTACGGTCGGCCGGGTCCGGCACGAGCTCGTGATCGAGGGCACCGAGGAGCCGGCCGTCCACGCGGGCACGGTGTGGCGGGAGTACGAGTTCGAGGGCAAGCCCGGCGACGTGCGGCGGCTGCCGCGCCAGTTCGCCCCGTACCACCTGCGCCTCGACTGGATGATGTGGTTCGCGGCGCTCTCGCCCGCGTACGCCCACCACTGGTTCGGGCCGTTCGTGGAGCGGCTGCTCGAAGGGGACCGCGACACACTGCGGCTGCTGCGCCACAACCCCTTCCCGGACGCCCCGCCCGTCCGGATCCGCGCCAGGCTCTACCGCTACCGCTTCACGACCCGGCGCGAACGGCGGGAGACGGGCGCCTGGTGGCACCGGACCTACGTACGGGAGTTCCTGCCGCCCACCCGGCTGTCGTGA
- a CDS encoding wax ester/triacylglycerol synthase family O-acyltransferase, producing MSSELLAPLDLAFWHLETADHPMHLGALARFDPAPDAPGGPAEILALLAERAAAVPRLRMRVRDVLLPVGGAAWSTDKAFDVRRHVHHLRLTDGADPGDFTARATRLAGELMERPLERGLPPWEMYLLTGEPGGPFAVLVKLHHALADGMRAVAIGAGIFDQIAGARPPGRRRPRPVTPRSWLPGPLNVAGAARGRIEELGRALGVGASVVRASRLDPRGTPALTAGSSGTRRLATVDLDLEEVRRVRRVTGGTANDVLLAVFTGALRHWMLERGEPLPAADPRALVPVSRRRPGGAPGPGPGNTFSAYLLDLPVSDPDPLGRLDAVRRGMDRNKAAGPSRGAGALAVLADQLPPLAHRFGAPLAGGAARMLFDVLVTNVPLPRSTLSLGGHPLRALHPMAPLAQGQALAVAMSPYDGRVHTGLVADGKAVPDVDRLAAAISDELTDLVKITDRSG from the coding sequence TTGAGCAGTGAGCTGCTGGCACCTCTCGACCTGGCCTTCTGGCACCTCGAAACGGCCGACCACCCCATGCACCTGGGCGCCCTCGCCCGGTTCGACCCGGCCCCCGACGCCCCGGGCGGACCCGCCGAGATCCTCGCCCTGCTCGCGGAACGCGCCGCGGCCGTACCCCGGCTGCGGATGCGGGTGCGTGACGTCCTGCTGCCCGTCGGCGGCGCCGCCTGGAGCACCGACAAGGCCTTCGACGTACGCCGGCACGTCCACCACCTCCGGCTGACGGACGGCGCCGACCCCGGCGACTTCACCGCCAGGGCCACCCGGCTCGCCGGCGAGCTGATGGAACGCCCCCTCGAACGCGGGCTGCCTCCCTGGGAGATGTACCTGCTGACCGGGGAGCCCGGCGGGCCCTTCGCCGTCCTCGTCAAACTCCACCACGCGCTCGCCGACGGGATGCGCGCCGTCGCCATCGGCGCCGGGATCTTCGACCAGATCGCCGGCGCCCGGCCGCCCGGCCGCCGCCGCCCGCGCCCCGTGACCCCCCGCTCCTGGCTGCCCGGCCCGCTGAACGTCGCCGGCGCCGCGCGCGGCCGCATCGAGGAACTCGGCCGTGCCCTGGGCGTCGGCGCCTCCGTCGTACGGGCCAGCCGCCTCGACCCGCGCGGCACGCCCGCCCTCACCGCCGGCTCCAGCGGAACGCGCCGGCTGGCCACCGTCGACCTCGACCTGGAGGAGGTACGGCGGGTCCGCAGGGTCACCGGCGGCACCGCCAACGACGTGCTGCTCGCCGTCTTCACCGGTGCCCTGCGCCACTGGATGCTGGAGCGCGGCGAGCCGCTGCCCGCCGCCGACCCGCGCGCCCTCGTCCCGGTCTCCCGGCGCCGCCCGGGCGGCGCCCCCGGACCCGGCCCCGGCAACACCTTCTCGGCCTACCTCCTCGACCTGCCGGTCTCCGACCCCGACCCGCTGGGCCGGCTCGACGCCGTACGGCGCGGAATGGACCGCAACAAGGCCGCCGGGCCCTCCCGCGGGGCCGGGGCCCTCGCCGTACTCGCCGATCAACTGCCGCCCCTCGCCCACCGCTTCGGCGCGCCGCTCGCCGGGGGAGCCGCGCGCATGCTGTTCGACGTCCTGGTCACCAACGTGCCGCTGCCCCGCTCCACCCTGTCCCTCGGCGGCCACCCGCTGCGCGCCCTCCACCCGATGGCCCCGCTCGCCCAGGGCCAGGCCCTCGCCGTCGCGATGTCCCCGTACGACGGACGCGTCCACACCGGGCTCGTCGCCGACGGCAAGGCCGTACCGGACGTGGACCGGCTCGCCGCCGCCATCTCCGACGAACTCACCGACCTCGTCAAGATCACCGACAGGTCCGGCTGA
- a CDS encoding anti-sigma factor family protein translates to MSLGERHHDVAAYALGVLEPADALRCEEHLARCPACAVGLADFAFTASALAQLAEREPLRPLGSVRGHAAPAGRRRARGRRPAGRRWRARVVGVAAALAVAVPGAVLLGAPDGVGEDPGIRRAAATDSATGASASVALRDREWGTEVALRVAGVRGPHVCELVVVGTDGRAWPVMTWATDDGDKPLMEGGIALRLGEIERLEVRSVSGERLVSVRP, encoded by the coding sequence ATGAGTCTCGGGGAGCGGCATCACGATGTCGCCGCCTATGCGCTGGGCGTGCTGGAGCCGGCGGACGCCCTCCGCTGCGAGGAGCACCTGGCCCGGTGCCCGGCCTGTGCGGTCGGGCTCGCGGACTTCGCCTTCACCGCGTCGGCGCTGGCCCAGCTGGCGGAGCGGGAGCCGCTGCGGCCGCTCGGGTCGGTGCGCGGGCACGCGGCCCCGGCGGGTCGCCGGCGGGCGCGTGGTCGCCGCCCGGCCGGCCGGCGGTGGCGGGCGCGGGTCGTCGGGGTGGCCGCGGCGCTGGCCGTCGCCGTGCCGGGCGCCGTCCTGCTGGGCGCCCCCGACGGGGTCGGCGAGGACCCGGGGATACGGCGGGCGGCGGCGACCGACTCGGCGACCGGGGCGTCGGCGTCGGTCGCGCTGAGGGACCGCGAGTGGGGCACGGAGGTGGCGCTGCGGGTGGCCGGGGTGCGCGGTCCCCATGTGTGCGAACTCGTGGTCGTGGGGACGGACGGACGGGCGTGGCCGGTGATGACCTGGGCGACGGACGACGGCGACAAACCGCTGATGGAGGGCGGCATCGCGCTGCGGCTCGGTGAGATCGAGCGGCTGGAGGTCCGCTCCGTGTCCGGCGAGCGGCTGGTGTCGGTACGCCCCTGA
- a CDS encoding Fpg/Nei family DNA glycosylase: MPELPEVEALREFLDENLVGKEIARALPVAVSVLKTYDPPVSALDGTTVTAVGRRGKFLDVEASGPGRPDGLHLLIHLARAGWLQWRDVLPTGLPRPGKGPLALRVALTGGDGFDLTEAGTTKRLAVHLVHDPADVPGVARLGPDPLADGFDRNAFAALLAGERRQIKGALRDQSLIAGIGNAYSDEILHVARMSPFKPVQNLTEEETTALYEAMRTTLTEAVERSHGVAAGRLKAEKKSGLRVHGRTGEPCPVCGDTIREVSYRDSSLQYCPTCQTGGKPLADRRLSRLLK, encoded by the coding sequence ATGCCCGAGCTGCCCGAGGTCGAAGCCCTGCGAGAGTTCCTCGACGAGAACCTGGTGGGCAAGGAGATCGCCCGCGCCCTGCCCGTCGCGGTCAGCGTCCTCAAGACGTACGACCCGCCCGTGTCCGCACTCGACGGCACCACCGTCACCGCCGTCGGACGACGGGGCAAGTTCCTGGACGTCGAGGCGAGCGGCCCCGGCCGGCCCGACGGGCTCCACCTGCTGATCCACCTCGCCCGCGCCGGCTGGCTCCAGTGGCGCGACGTCCTGCCCACCGGGCTGCCGCGCCCCGGCAAGGGGCCGCTCGCCCTGCGCGTCGCGCTCACCGGCGGCGACGGCTTCGACCTCACCGAGGCGGGCACCACCAAACGTCTCGCCGTCCACCTCGTCCACGACCCGGCCGACGTCCCCGGAGTCGCCCGCCTCGGCCCCGACCCGCTCGCCGACGGCTTCGACCGAAACGCCTTCGCCGCCCTGCTGGCCGGGGAGCGGCGCCAGATCAAGGGCGCGCTGCGCGACCAGAGCCTGATCGCGGGCATCGGCAACGCGTACAGCGACGAGATCCTGCACGTGGCCCGGATGTCGCCGTTCAAGCCCGTGCAGAACCTCACCGAGGAGGAGACCACCGCCCTCTACGAGGCGATGCGCACCACGCTGACCGAGGCGGTGGAACGCAGCCACGGGGTCGCCGCCGGGCGCCTCAAGGCCGAGAAGAAGAGCGGGCTGCGCGTCCACGGCCGCACGGGTGAGCCGTGCCCCGTCTGCGGCGACACCATCCGCGAGGTGTCGTACCGCGACTCGTCGCTCCAGTACTGCCCCACCTGCCAGACCGGCGGCAAACCCCTCGCCGACCGGCGCCTGTCGCGCCTGCTGAAGTGA
- a CDS encoding DUF6777 domain-containing protein, translating to MGSPIRRRRRYAALAAPAALLAAAVLLTAGCGGAEDRDRRAAAEARAVADARDVRLHPAADPGADPFTASTVRRARNVPVPPRRDGAEAQGPRAVPGSTPGLYGGTPSVPACDVERQVRLLTEDATRAGAFAQAAGIGPAGIASWMRGLTPVVLRADARVTGHGYRDGAATPHQAVLQTGTAVLVDQYGAPRVRCASGSPLRSPSFSRAAGAAAGADGTERAGRAHRADGVQGPNAGRVKPWAGYDPGRVVIITPTQQVVHSLIIVNLLDNTWLERLTGTGVQRDRRPEVPPPYAPGERDLLAPPASEEPQEPQLPQPVEPADCPTAVGGVRAVPPGCPTPPPSPPPPVLPAPDAPGRPDAPAEPAEPAEPAEPVQPPEPQVPDAPTGPDAPGVPDGAGLPGTGGDPTGEGQGDGAPVEPEDVLLGPELHDA from the coding sequence GTGGGTTCACCGATACGTCGCCGCCGCCGGTACGCCGCGCTCGCCGCGCCGGCCGCCCTGCTGGCCGCCGCCGTGCTGCTGACCGCCGGCTGTGGCGGCGCGGAGGACCGTGACCGGCGCGCCGCGGCCGAGGCGCGGGCCGTGGCGGACGCGCGTGACGTGCGCCTTCACCCGGCCGCCGATCCGGGGGCCGACCCCTTCACCGCCTCGACCGTCCGGCGCGCCCGGAACGTACCCGTACCGCCCCGGCGGGACGGCGCCGAGGCGCAGGGCCCACGGGCCGTGCCCGGCTCCACGCCCGGCCTCTACGGCGGTACGCCCTCGGTGCCCGCCTGCGACGTCGAGCGGCAGGTGCGCCTGCTGACGGAGGACGCCACCAGGGCGGGGGCCTTCGCCCAGGCCGCCGGGATCGGCCCGGCCGGGATCGCGTCCTGGATGCGCGGCCTCACCCCGGTGGTGCTGCGCGCCGACGCCCGGGTCACCGGTCACGGCTACCGTGACGGAGCGGCAACGCCCCACCAGGCCGTCCTCCAGACCGGTACCGCCGTCCTGGTCGACCAGTACGGCGCTCCGCGCGTACGGTGCGCGAGCGGCAGTCCGCTGCGGTCGCCGTCCTTCTCCCGCGCGGCCGGCGCCGCCGCGGGGGCGGACGGGACCGAGCGGGCCGGCCGGGCCCACCGCGCCGACGGGGTCCAGGGGCCCAACGCGGGCAGGGTGAAGCCGTGGGCCGGCTACGACCCCGGGCGCGTCGTGATCATCACGCCCACCCAGCAGGTGGTGCACAGCCTGATCATCGTGAACCTCCTCGACAACACCTGGCTCGAACGCCTCACGGGCACCGGCGTCCAGCGGGACAGGCGCCCCGAGGTGCCGCCCCCGTACGCCCCCGGCGAGCGTGACCTCCTGGCGCCCCCCGCCTCGGAGGAGCCCCAGGAGCCCCAACTGCCCCAGCCGGTGGAGCCTGCCGACTGCCCGACCGCGGTCGGCGGCGTCCGGGCCGTGCCGCCCGGCTGTCCGACACCGCCGCCCTCCCCGCCGCCCCCGGTCCTGCCCGCGCCGGACGCCCCCGGACGCCCCGATGCCCCTGCCGAACCGGCTGAACCCGCCGAGCCCGCCGAGCCCGTCCAGCCCCCCGAGCCGCAGGTGCCGGACGCGCCCACCGGGCCGGACGCACCCGGCGTACCGGACGGTGCCGGGCTTCCCGGCACGGGTGGCGACCCGACCGGAGAGGGGCAGGGGGACGGCGCGCCGGTGGAGCCGGAGGACGTCCTGCTCGGGCCCGAACTCCACGACGCCTGA
- a CDS encoding YndJ family protein, with amino-acid sequence MWVLVDLVVTLGMLVIVPAGLRLMDDPGLTAIRRLWPLFAVPGAVCLWLPRGAPAGALAACYALGTVLLALHAPRRLLRTRSAAPAEIAVMTALTAPSVAALSLVAERLGHRLFGFGTDILALTVPHFHFAGFAAALVAGLVCRAVDRPAARFAALSVPLGTLLVLLGYFLDDWAELAGALVLTAGMWAVALLTWRDVTARCHDRTTRLLLAVSSAVLVATMLLALSWALGEATGLPHPSLAWMAATHGLGNALGFALCSVLAWRRLEETEAPRGRPHPDHQAHQPPQTRQTQWKTEETPA; translated from the coding sequence ATGTGGGTGCTGGTCGATCTGGTGGTGACGCTCGGCATGCTGGTGATCGTCCCGGCGGGCCTGCGGCTGATGGACGACCCGGGACTCACCGCGATACGCCGACTGTGGCCGCTGTTCGCCGTGCCGGGCGCCGTCTGCCTGTGGCTGCCGCGCGGCGCGCCCGCCGGCGCGCTCGCCGCCTGCTACGCGCTGGGCACCGTCCTCCTCGCGCTGCACGCCCCGCGCCGCCTGCTCCGGACCCGGTCGGCGGCGCCCGCCGAGATCGCCGTCATGACCGCGCTGACCGCCCCGTCGGTGGCCGCGCTCTCCCTGGTCGCCGAGCGGCTCGGGCACCGGCTGTTCGGCTTCGGCACCGACATCCTGGCGCTGACCGTCCCGCACTTCCACTTCGCCGGCTTCGCCGCCGCCCTGGTGGCCGGGCTCGTCTGCCGCGCCGTGGACCGCCCGGCCGCCCGCTTCGCGGCGCTCAGCGTTCCGCTGGGCACCCTGCTCGTCCTCCTGGGCTACTTCCTGGACGACTGGGCCGAACTGGCCGGGGCACTGGTCCTCACCGCCGGTATGTGGGCCGTGGCCCTGCTGACGTGGCGCGACGTGACGGCGAGGTGCCACGACCGGACCACCCGCCTGCTGCTCGCCGTGTCGTCCGCCGTCCTGGTGGCGACCATGCTCCTCGCGCTGAGCTGGGCGCTCGGCGAGGCGACCGGCCTGCCGCACCCCAGCCTTGCCTGGATGGCCGCCACCCATGGCCTCGGCAACGCGCTCGGCTTCGCCCTCTGCTCGGTGCTGGCCTGGCGCCGCCTGGAGGAGACCGAGGCGCCCCGCGGAAGACCGCACCCCGACCACCAGGCCCACCAGCCCCCGCAGACCCGGCAGACTCAGTGGAAGACCGAGGAGACCCCGGCATGA
- a CDS encoding SpoIIE family protein phosphatase, with protein sequence MVDRAAEALSLPADWPAHPDMSLTLNRMGSFDWDLDTGLMHMDQTALDVFQVDATEYDGRPESLASRVPPSESVRLDGMVAQALKSGSTHYGAYFRIRTRDGGLRWTHTQGFIRRDETGRPRRIIGIVRDATQELAESTARREVDEERRRQTSVVETTTAALAHARTVQDVIDVLKDSHGLEHFGATSLVMGLLEAGRIHLVADGPEGSFVPGTRYTRVDEQYPMSEVVRTLAPRFIESPEDFATSYPILWPNISGLGITSAAYLPLIAQARPIGALGLLYSDKSGFSPEDRNVLVALGSSIAQSLQRAMLFEQEHDLAEGLQQAMLPRRIPEVPGAQIAVRYRSARLGRDIGGDWYDVIPLPGGRVGAVIGDVQGHDTHAAAVMGQLRIVLRAYAAEGHTPATVMARASSFLHELDTDRFATCTYLEADLATGVVQVVRAGHVDPLLRDTDGDCRRVPVPGGMPLGLSAEFGRLDYPVGILELDPGQALLLYTDGLVEQPGADLDEGMRWLAALVRNGPDDLQELADHMCDVVDERGGDDDVAVLLLRRRGGSTPQPGGRFQQHVAQSDPEALSSARHMLRAAVRTWGAGERSDEIELAADELITNALLHTDGGAIVTLRVPAGSGRRLRVEVEDRSSALPRRREAGLSGVSGRGLLLVDRLADGWGVESRGTGKCVWCEFTITDRAEA encoded by the coding sequence ATGGTTGATCGGGCAGCGGAAGCCCTGTCGCTTCCCGCGGACTGGCCCGCCCACCCGGATATGAGCCTGACCCTCAACCGCATGGGCAGCTTCGACTGGGACCTCGACACCGGGCTCATGCACATGGACCAGACCGCCCTCGACGTGTTCCAGGTGGACGCCACCGAGTACGACGGCCGGCCGGAGAGCCTTGCCTCCCGCGTCCCGCCCAGCGAGTCCGTCCGGCTCGACGGGATGGTGGCCCAGGCCCTCAAGAGCGGCAGCACGCACTACGGCGCCTACTTCCGCATCCGCACCCGTGACGGCGGTCTGCGCTGGACGCACACGCAGGGCTTCATCCGGCGGGACGAGACGGGCCGCCCGCGCCGCATCATCGGGATCGTCCGGGACGCCACGCAGGAACTCGCCGAGTCCACGGCCCGGCGGGAGGTGGACGAGGAGCGCCGACGCCAGACCAGCGTCGTCGAGACCACGACGGCGGCGCTGGCCCACGCCCGTACCGTCCAGGACGTCATCGACGTGCTGAAGGACTCGCACGGCCTGGAGCACTTCGGGGCGACCAGCCTCGTGATGGGCCTGCTGGAGGCGGGGCGCATCCACCTGGTGGCCGACGGGCCCGAGGGCTCCTTCGTGCCGGGCACCCGCTACACCCGGGTGGACGAGCAGTACCCGATGAGCGAGGTGGTGCGCACCCTCGCCCCCCGCTTCATCGAGTCGCCCGAGGACTTCGCCACGTCCTATCCCATCCTCTGGCCGAACATCAGCGGCCTCGGGATCACCTCCGCCGCCTATCTGCCGCTGATCGCCCAAGCCCGGCCCATCGGCGCGCTCGGCCTGCTCTACAGCGACAAGAGCGGCTTCTCGCCGGAGGACCGCAACGTGCTGGTCGCGCTGGGCAGCAGCATCGCCCAGAGCCTCCAGCGCGCCATGCTCTTCGAGCAGGAGCACGACCTCGCGGAAGGGCTCCAGCAGGCCATGCTGCCGCGCCGGATCCCCGAGGTCCCCGGCGCGCAGATCGCCGTCCGCTACCGGTCGGCCCGGCTCGGCCGGGACATCGGGGGCGACTGGTACGACGTCATCCCGCTGCCGGGCGGGCGGGTCGGCGCCGTCATCGGGGACGTCCAGGGCCACGACACGCACGCCGCGGCCGTCATGGGCCAGCTGCGCATCGTGCTGCGGGCGTACGCGGCGGAGGGGCACACCCCCGCCACCGTGATGGCGCGGGCCTCCTCCTTCCTGCACGAGCTGGACACCGACCGGTTCGCCACCTGCACCTATCTGGAGGCCGACCTGGCGACGGGGGTGGTGCAGGTGGTGCGGGCGGGCCATGTCGACCCCCTGCTGCGCGACACCGACGGCGACTGCCGCCGGGTGCCGGTGCCGGGCGGGATGCCGCTGGGCCTGTCGGCGGAGTTCGGCCGGCTCGACTACCCCGTCGGCATCCTGGAGCTGGACCCCGGCCAGGCCCTGCTGCTCTACACCGACGGCCTCGTCGAGCAGCCGGGTGCCGACCTCGACGAGGGCATGCGGTGGCTCGCGGCGCTGGTGCGCAACGGCCCGGACGACCTCCAGGAACTCGCCGACCACATGTGCGACGTGGTCGACGAGCGCGGCGGGGACGACGACGTCGCCGTCCTCCTGCTGCGCCGCAGGGGCGGCTCCACGCCCCAGCCCGGCGGACGGTTCCAGCAGCACGTGGCCCAGAGCGACCCCGAGGCGCTCAGCTCCGCGCGCCACATGCTCCGGGCGGCCGTGCGCACCTGGGGCGCGGGGGAGCGGTCCGACGAGATCGAGCTGGCCGCCGACGAACTGATCACCAACGCGCTGCTCCACACCGACGGCGGGGCGATCGTGACCCTGCGGGTGCCGGCGGGCTCCGGGCGGCGGCTCAGGGTCGAGGTCGAGGACCGCTCCAGTGCCCTGCCCCGGCGCCGCGAGGCGGGCCTCTCGGGTGTCTCGGGACGGGGACTGCTGCTCGTCGACCGGCTCGCCGACGGATGGGGCGTCGAGTCGCGCGGCACCGGGAAGTGCGTCTGGTGCGAGTTCACCATCACCGACCGGGCGGAAGCGTGA
- a CDS encoding LytR/AlgR family response regulator transcription factor: MVRVLAVDDEKPALEELLYLLRSDPRVRSAEGATDATEALRRIGRALEAGPGGEEAIDVVFLDIHMAGLTGLDIARLIAGFARPPRIVFVTAHEGFALQAFDLKAVDYVLKPVRKERLAEAVRRVRDLTEPAVAPTAAAQIPVELGGVTRFVAVDDIVYVEAQGDYARLHTDEGSHLVRVPLSTLEERWASRGFVRIHRSHLVALRRIDELRLDAGTTTVRVGSAELAVSRRHARQLRDLLMRRPRG, from the coding sequence ATGGTGCGCGTACTGGCCGTCGACGACGAGAAGCCCGCTCTCGAGGAGCTCCTGTACCTCCTGCGCTCCGACCCGCGGGTGCGCAGCGCCGAAGGCGCCACCGACGCCACCGAGGCGCTCCGCCGCATCGGACGCGCCCTCGAAGCCGGGCCGGGCGGCGAGGAGGCCATCGACGTCGTCTTCCTCGACATCCACATGGCCGGGCTCACCGGTCTGGACATCGCCCGGCTGATAGCCGGGTTCGCCAGGCCGCCTCGCATCGTCTTCGTCACCGCCCACGAGGGGTTCGCCCTCCAGGCGTTCGACCTCAAGGCCGTCGACTACGTCCTCAAACCGGTCCGCAAGGAGCGCCTGGCGGAGGCGGTACGCCGCGTCCGCGACCTCACCGAACCCGCGGTCGCCCCCACGGCGGCGGCACAGATCCCGGTCGAACTGGGCGGCGTGACCCGGTTCGTGGCCGTCGACGACATCGTGTACGTCGAGGCGCAGGGCGACTACGCCCGGCTGCACACCGACGAGGGCAGCCACCTGGTGCGCGTCCCGCTGTCCACCCTGGAGGAGCGGTGGGCGTCGCGCGGCTTCGTACGGATCCACCGCAGCCACCTCGTCGCGCTGCGCCGCATCGACGAACTCCGCCTCGACGCCGGCACGACCACCGTCCGCGTCGGCAGCGCCGAACTCGCCGTCAGCCGCCGGCACGCGCGCCAGCTGCGCGACCTGCTGATGCGCCGGCCCCGCGGCTGA
- a CDS encoding DUF1990 family protein translates to MTRLIRSLSTPAATSGFSYPDVGATRTRPLPAGYHHLHHEALIGHGPHALASAGAAVTTWAMHRSSGVRVRAGSARAEPGTRVDIALGAGPLRIGVPCEVVWTAYEEDRIGFAYGTLHGHPEIGEESFVVDRRPDGSVWFTVTAFSRPGRWYTRAAGPVVPVLQRAYARHLGRTLRKIAAA, encoded by the coding sequence ATGACACGTCTGATACGCAGCCTCAGCACCCCCGCCGCCACCTCCGGCTTCAGCTACCCGGACGTCGGCGCGACCCGTACCCGCCCGCTCCCCGCCGGCTACCACCACCTGCACCACGAGGCGCTGATCGGCCACGGCCCGCACGCCCTCGCGTCGGCGGGCGCCGCCGTGACCACCTGGGCGATGCACCGGAGCTCCGGAGTACGGGTGCGGGCCGGGTCGGCGCGGGCCGAACCGGGCACCCGGGTCGACATCGCGCTCGGCGCCGGACCGCTCCGGATCGGCGTGCCGTGCGAGGTGGTGTGGACGGCGTACGAGGAGGACCGCATCGGCTTCGCGTACGGAACGCTGCACGGCCACCCGGAGATCGGGGAGGAGTCCTTCGTGGTGGACCGCCGCCCGGACGGAAGCGTGTGGTTCACCGTGACGGCCTTCAGCCGGCCCGGCCGCTGGTACACCCGGGCCGCCGGGCCGGTCGTCCCCGTACTCCAGCGGGCGTACGCGCGACACCTGGGCCGGACGCTGCGAAAGATCGCCGCGGCGTGA